Proteins from one Podospora pseudoanserina strain CBS 124.78 chromosome 1, whole genome shotgun sequence genomic window:
- a CDS encoding hypothetical protein (antiSMASH:Cluster_1) has translation MTLLHTEKSKTVIEFYELLMKLINGAIEGFADAGNVKANLKTLYGAHNAFTLTFTIATGIQGIFEFFTTWFSIYNPPIHKNDSSNRHKIIISSHWIASIVSALLGLLSGISGSSMASVATNQIQVCRDRPPPDQYNHVVTVEDV, from the exons ATGACCCTGCTTCACACAGAGAAGTCCAAAACTGT CATCGAATTCTACGAGCTGTTAATGAAACTCATCAACGGCGCGATTGAGGGCTTCGCCGATGCCGGGAATGTGAAGGCCAACCTGAAGACCTTGTACGGTGCCCACAACGCCTTCACCTTGACGTTCACCATTGCCACTGGCATCCAAGGAATCTTCGAGTTCTTCACCACTTGGTTCTCGATTTACAACCCACCCATTCATAAAAATGACAGCAGTAACCGTCACAAGATCATCATATCGTCGCACTGGATTGCTTCGATTGTATCTGCGCTGTTGGGGCTATTGAGCGGCATCTCAGGTTCTAGCATGGCATCCGTCGCGACAAACCAAATTCAGGTGTGTAGAGACCGCCCACCCCCTGACCAGTACAACCACGTTGTTACTGTAGAGGACGTTTAA
- a CDS encoding hypothetical protein (antiSMASH:Cluster_1): MMYRNTILTVLAGASSVTAAMDPINAILRARQLQDSIPTSTGSVFRTRTVDACISTLISLSSSAPTPPPEVLEYELSQQLERIKTATAPLGSLIDDAADISSVCSSAFDEDRTRTATTYYPPATVIGSEEYDSYRTSVLSWYSSLRPVVSEAAQTCSLKWPQEVGLLWLAFIDNEEDCVKAHSLAVGITATEPPTEIITRTRTVPIETEASTTGTGIPAEETETEEPADETGTSTSVSTAGAARETGYMVAVVAAAAGVAGVMGAM; encoded by the coding sequence ATGATGTATcgcaacaccatcctcaccgtcCTGGCGGGAGCATCATccgtcaccgccgccatggatcccatcaacgccatcctCCGCGCCCGTCAGCTCCAAGACAgcatcccaacctccacgGGGTCCGTTTTTAGAACCCGCACAGTGGACGCCTGCATCAGcaccctcatctccctcagcagcagcgcccCCACCCCGCCCCCGGAAGTCCTCGAGTACGAATTGAGCCAGCAGTTAGAACGTATCAAAACCGCGACAGCCCCCCTGGGCTCTCTAATCGACGACGCTGCAGATATATCATCGGTTTGCTCTAGCGCCTTTGATGAAGACAGGACCAGGACTGCCACCACTTATTACCCCCCTGCAACTGTCATCGGCAGCGAAGAATACGATAGTTACCGAACATCGGTTCTTTCCTGGTATTCTTCGCTCCGTCCTGTTGTGTCCGAGGCTGCGCAGACATGTTCGCTGAAGTGGCCCCAGGAGGTGGGTCTGCTTTGGTTGGCGTTCATTGACAATGAAGAAGATTGTGTCAAGGCGCACAGCCTTGCGGTGGGGATCACCGCCACGGAGCCCCCCACGGAGATTATCACACGGACACGCACTGTTCCCATTGAGACGGAGGCTTCGACGACAGGGACAGGGATACCTGCTGAGGAGACTGAAACTGAGGAACCTGCCGATGAGACGGGGACGTCGACGAGCGTCAGTACTGCGGGCGCTGCCAGGGAGACTGGGTATatggttgctgtggtggccGCTGcggctggtgttgctggcgTGATGGGCGCTATGTAA